One genomic window of Pseudomonas sp. LFM046 includes the following:
- a CDS encoding DMT family protein translates to MPVWMQTATLLTLSNIFMTFAWYGHLKTLNTKPWVIAALVSWGIALFEYMIMVPANRIGYTELSVGQLKIMQEVVTLAVFVPFSVLYMQQPLKLDYLWAGFCLLGAVYFIFRS, encoded by the coding sequence ATGCCCGTCTGGATGCAGACCGCCACCTTACTCACCCTGTCCAACATCTTCATGACGTTCGCCTGGTATGGGCACCTGAAGACCCTCAACACCAAACCCTGGGTGATTGCTGCACTGGTCAGCTGGGGCATTGCCCTGTTCGAATACATGATCATGGTGCCGGCCAACCGAATCGGCTACACGGAGCTCTCGGTCGGCCAGCTGAAGATCATGCAGGAAGTGGTGACCCTGGCCGTATTCGTCCCCTTCAGCGTGCTCTACATGCAGCAGCCGCTGAAGCTGGACTATCTGTGGGCGGGGTTTTGCCTGCTGGGCGCCGTCTACTTCATTTTCCGCAGCTAG
- a CDS encoding YkgJ family cysteine cluster protein: MHCRAGCGACCIAPSISSPLPGMPAGKPAGERCLHLSSENLCLLFGDPRRPAVCSDFSADPDVCGDSREDAIRLIGWLEQATSAA, encoded by the coding sequence ATGCATTGCCGCGCCGGCTGCGGTGCCTGCTGCATAGCGCCATCAATCAGCTCTCCGTTGCCGGGTATGCCTGCGGGCAAGCCGGCGGGTGAGCGCTGCCTGCATCTTTCGTCAGAGAACCTTTGCCTGCTGTTCGGCGATCCACGCCGGCCGGCTGTCTGCAGCGACTTCAGTGCTGATCCCGACGTCTGTGGCGACAGCCGGGAGGACGCCATTCGTCTGATCGGCTGGCTCGAACAGGCGACTTCAGCAGCCTAA
- a CDS encoding START domain-containing protein yields MKFKVVALCALGLIAASAAHAEDWKLAKDEDGIKVFLSDVPGSKYKAYRGVATMKTDIATLRALQEDVVGSCAWIHECKDQKLLKSEGAQSWTYTRFNTPWPVTPRDSVLHVTSQLGADGSVTRVLEGVPTYLPEAIGYVRVTEVSGFWKLVPKGAGEVEVTYQVHTEPGGSVPSWLANNFVVDAPFNTLKAMRDRAERR; encoded by the coding sequence ATGAAATTCAAGGTCGTGGCGCTTTGCGCCCTGGGTCTGATCGCGGCATCCGCCGCCCATGCCGAGGACTGGAAGCTGGCCAAGGACGAGGACGGTATCAAGGTCTTTCTGAGCGACGTGCCGGGTTCCAAGTACAAGGCTTATCGTGGTGTCGCCACCATGAAGACGGATATCGCCACCCTGCGGGCTCTGCAGGAGGATGTTGTCGGGTCCTGCGCCTGGATCCACGAATGCAAAGATCAGAAGCTGCTCAAGAGCGAAGGTGCGCAGAGTTGGACCTACACCCGCTTCAATACGCCGTGGCCAGTGACGCCGAGGGATTCGGTGTTGCACGTCACTTCGCAACTGGGTGCGGACGGCAGCGTGACGCGTGTCCTCGAAGGTGTGCCGACCTACCTGCCCGAGGCCATCGGCTACGTGCGGGTTACCGAGGTAAGCGGATTCTGGAAACTGGTGCCAAAGGGGGCGGGGGAGGTTGAGGTGACCTACCAGGTGCATACCGAGCCGGGCGGCAGCGTTCCTTCCTGGCTGGCGAACAATTTCGTGGTCGACGCACCCTTCAATACACTGAAAGCGATGCGCGACCGGGCGGAAAGACGTTAG
- the gltA gene encoding citrate synthase produces MADKKAQLIIEGAAPVELPVLSGTMGPDVVDVRGLTSTGCFTFDPGFMSTASCESKITYIDGDKGVLLHRGYPIEQLAEKSDYLETCYLLLNGELPNAEEKAKFVGTIKNHTMVHEQLKSFFNGFRRDAHPMAIMCGVVGALSAFYHDSLDINNPQHREVSAMRLVAKMPTIAAMAYKYSMGQPMMYPRNDLNYAENFLHMMFNTPAEIKPISPVLAKAMDRIFILHADHEQNASTSTVRLAGSSGANPFACIAAGIAALWGPAHGGANEAVLTMLDEIGDVSNIDKFVAKAKDKNDPFKLMGFGHRVYKNFDPRAKVMKQTCDEVLAELGINDPQLELAMKLEEIARNDPYFKERNLYPNVDFYSGIILKAIGIPTSMFTVIFALARTVGWISHWKEMLSGPYKIGRPRQLYTGYEQRDFVPLDGRK; encoded by the coding sequence ATGGCTGACAAAAAAGCGCAGTTGATCATCGAGGGCGCAGCCCCCGTAGAGCTGCCCGTTCTGTCCGGTACCATGGGACCCGATGTAGTCGATGTGCGGGGCCTGACCTCCACGGGCTGCTTCACCTTTGATCCTGGCTTTATGTCGACCGCCTCTTGCGAGTCGAAGATCACCTACATCGACGGCGACAAGGGCGTATTGCTGCACCGTGGCTATCCGATCGAACAGCTGGCGGAAAAGTCCGACTATCTGGAAACCTGCTATCTGCTGCTGAATGGCGAACTGCCGAACGCAGAAGAAAAGGCCAAATTCGTCGGCACCATCAAGAACCACACCATGGTTCACGAGCAGCTGAAGAGCTTCTTCAACGGCTTCCGCCGCGACGCCCACCCAATGGCGATCATGTGCGGCGTGGTCGGCGCCCTTTCCGCCTTCTACCACGACTCTCTGGACATCAATAATCCGCAGCACCGCGAAGTTTCGGCGATGCGCCTGGTCGCCAAGATGCCGACCATCGCGGCCATGGCCTACAAGTACTCCATGGGCCAGCCCATGATGTACCCGCGTAACGATCTGAACTACGCGGAAAACTTCCTGCACATGATGTTCAACACCCCGGCCGAGATCAAACCGATCAGCCCGGTGCTGGCCAAGGCCATGGACCGCATCTTCATCCTGCATGCAGACCACGAGCAGAACGCTTCTACTTCCACCGTTCGTCTGGCAGGTTCCTCCGGCGCCAACCCCTTCGCCTGTATCGCAGCCGGTATCGCGGCCCTCTGGGGTCCGGCTCACGGCGGCGCCAACGAAGCTGTGCTGACCATGCTGGACGAGATCGGCGATGTCTCGAACATCGACAAGTTCGTGGCCAAGGCCAAGGACAAGAACGACCCGTTCAAGCTGATGGGCTTCGGCCACCGCGTCTACAAGAACTTCGACCCGCGCGCCAAGGTCATGAAGCAGACCTGCGACGAGGTCCTGGCCGAGCTGGGCATCAACGACCCGCAACTCGAGCTGGCCATGAAGCTGGAAGAGATCGCGCGCAACGATCCTTACTTCAAGGAGCGCAACCTCTACCCGAACGTGGACTTCTACTCGGGCATCATCCTGAAAGCCATTGGCATTCCGACCAGCATGTTCACCGTGATCTTCGCCCTGGCGCGCACCGTGGGCTGGATCTCCCACTGGAAGGAAATGCTGTCCGGCCCGTACAAGATTGGCCGTCCGCGCCAGCTGTACACCGGCTACGAGCAGCGCGATTTCGTGCCGCTGGACGGCCGCAAGTAA
- the sdhC gene encoding succinate dehydrogenase, cytochrome b556 subunit: protein MNSQRPVNLDLRTIKLPITAYTSILHRISGVILFFGIAVLLFALDKSLSSEEGFEQVKACLTSPLAKLVIWGLLSALLYHLVAGVRHLVMDAGVGETLEGGKLGSKIVIVVSAVLIVLLGVWVW, encoded by the coding sequence GTGAATAGCCAACGACCTGTAAACCTAGATCTCAGGACCATCAAACTCCCCATCACTGCTTACACGTCCATCCTGCATCGTATCTCTGGCGTCATCCTCTTCTTCGGCATTGCCGTGCTGCTGTTCGCGCTCGACAAGTCGCTGAGCTCCGAGGAAGGCTTCGAGCAGGTTAAAGCGTGCCTGACCAGTCCGCTGGCCAAGCTGGTGATTTGGGGCCTCCTGTCCGCACTGCTTTACCATCTGGTCGCCGGTGTGCGCCATCTGGTAATGGATGCGGGCGTCGGCGAGACGCTCGAGGGCGGCAAGCTGGGCTCGAAAATCGTCATCGTAGTTTCTGCGGTGCTGATCGTGCTGCTGGGGGTGTGGGTATGGTAA
- the sdhD gene encoding succinate dehydrogenase, hydrophobic membrane anchor protein — protein sequence MVTNVTNFSRSGLYDWMAQRVSAVVLAAYFLFLLGYLLFNPGLTYADWHGLFSHTAMRIFSLLALVALSVHAWVGMWTISTDYLTPMALGKAATVVRFLFQAVCGMAMFAFFVWGVQILWGV from the coding sequence ATGGTAACCAACGTCACGAACTTCTCGCGTTCGGGTCTCTATGACTGGATGGCCCAGCGTGTTTCTGCGGTCGTTCTCGCGGCTTATTTCCTCTTCCTGCTGGGATATCTGCTGTTCAATCCCGGTCTGACCTATGCCGACTGGCACGGTCTGTTCTCCCACACCGCGATGCGCATCTTCAGCCTGCTGGCCCTCGTCGCCCTGAGCGTTCACGCCTGGGTCGGCATGTGGACCATCTCCACCGACTACCTGACGCCCATGGCGCTGGGCAAGGCGGCAACTGTCGTGCGTTTCCTGTTCCAGGCGGTATGCGGCATGGCAATGTTCGCGTTCTTCGTCTGGGGCGTGCAGATTCTCTGGGGTGTGTGA
- the sdhA gene encoding succinate dehydrogenase flavoprotein subunit — MASIRTLSFDAIIVGGGGAGMRAALQLAQGGHKTAVVTKVFPTRSHTVSAQGGITCAIASADPNDDWRWHMYDTVKGSDYIGDQDAIEYMCSVGPEAVFELEHMGLPFSRTEQGRIYQRPFGGQSKDFGKGGQAARTCAAADRTGHALLHTLYQANLKSGTSFLNEWYAVDLVKNQDGAIVGIIAICIETGETVYIRSKAVVLATGGAGRIYASTTNALINTGDGVGMALRAGVPVQDIEMWQFHPTGIAGAGVLVTEGCRGEGGYLINAHGERFMERYAPNAKDLAGRDVVARSMVKEVIAGNGVGPNKDHVLLKLDHLGEEVLHSRLPGICELSKTFAHVDPVVAPIPVIPTCHYMMGGVATNIHGQAITQDANGNDKIVEGLFAVGEVACVSVHGANRLGGNSLLDLVVFGRAAGLHLEKALKEGIDARGASETDIEQSLKRLSGVNERSSGEEVAPLKRELQQCMQNYFGVFRTGEYMQKGIAQLAELRDRIASVKINDKSQAFNTARIEALELQNLLEVAEATAIAAEVRKESRGAHAREDFEDRDDENWLCHTLYFPGEKRVAKRAVNFAPKTVPAFEPKVRTY; from the coding sequence ATGGCTAGCATTCGTACTCTCTCTTTCGACGCCATCATCGTAGGTGGCGGCGGCGCCGGCATGCGTGCTGCGCTGCAACTGGCCCAGGGCGGCCACAAGACCGCCGTGGTGACCAAGGTCTTCCCGACCCGCTCCCACACCGTTTCCGCCCAGGGTGGCATCACCTGCGCAATCGCGTCGGCCGACCCGAATGACGATTGGCGCTGGCACATGTACGACACCGTCAAGGGCTCCGACTACATCGGTGACCAGGACGCGATCGAATACATGTGCTCCGTTGGTCCGGAAGCCGTGTTCGAGCTGGAGCACATGGGTCTGCCGTTCTCCCGCACCGAGCAGGGTCGCATCTATCAGCGTCCGTTCGGTGGCCAGTCCAAGGACTTCGGCAAGGGTGGCCAGGCTGCCCGTACCTGTGCCGCTGCCGACCGTACCGGTCACGCGCTGCTGCACACCCTGTATCAGGCCAACCTGAAGAGCGGCACCTCGTTCCTCAACGAGTGGTACGCCGTTGACCTGGTGAAGAACCAGGACGGCGCCATCGTCGGCATCATCGCCATCTGCATCGAGACCGGCGAAACCGTCTACATCCGCTCCAAGGCAGTGGTTCTGGCCACCGGCGGTGCTGGCCGTATCTACGCCTCCACCACCAACGCCCTGATCAATACCGGTGACGGCGTGGGCATGGCCCTGCGCGCTGGTGTGCCGGTTCAGGACATCGAAATGTGGCAGTTCCACCCGACCGGTATCGCCGGCGCCGGCGTGCTGGTGACCGAAGGCTGCCGTGGCGAGGGTGGTTACCTGATCAACGCCCATGGCGAGCGCTTCATGGAGCGTTACGCTCCGAACGCCAAGGACCTGGCCGGTCGCGACGTGGTCGCCCGCTCCATGGTGAAGGAAGTGATCGCCGGCAATGGCGTGGGCCCGAACAAGGACCACGTACTGCTGAAGCTGGACCACCTGGGTGAGGAAGTTCTGCACAGCCGCCTGCCCGGCATTTGCGAGCTGTCCAAGACCTTCGCGCACGTCGACCCGGTCGTCGCGCCGATCCCGGTTATCCCGACCTGCCACTACATGATGGGCGGCGTAGCCACCAACATCCATGGCCAGGCCATCACCCAGGACGCCAACGGCAACGACAAGATCGTCGAAGGCCTGTTTGCTGTGGGCGAAGTGGCTTGCGTATCGGTTCACGGTGCCAACCGCCTGGGCGGCAACTCGCTGCTCGACCTGGTGGTATTCGGCCGTGCTGCCGGTCTGCACCTGGAGAAGGCGCTCAAGGAAGGTATCGACGCGCGCGGCGCCAGCGAGACCGACATCGAGCAGTCCCTCAAGCGTCTGTCCGGCGTCAACGAGCGCAGCAGTGGCGAAGAAGTTGCCCCGCTGAAGCGCGAGCTGCAGCAGTGCATGCAGAACTACTTCGGTGTATTCCGTACCGGCGAATACATGCAGAAGGGCATCGCCCAGCTCGCCGAGCTGCGTGATCGCATCGCCAGCGTCAAGATCAACGACAAGTCCCAGGCCTTCAACACCGCGCGTATCGAAGCGCTGGAGCTGCAGAACCTGCTGGAAGTCGCTGAAGCCACCGCCATCGCCGCGGAAGTCCGTAAAGAGTCCCGTGGCGCCCATGCCCGCGAAGACTTTGAAGACCGCGACGACGAGAACTGGCTGTGCCACACCCTGTACTTCCCGGGTGAGAAGCGCGTTGCCAAGCGCGCCGTCAACTTCGCGCCGAAGACTGTTCCGGCGTTCGAACCCAAAGTACGTACTTATTAA
- a CDS encoding succinate dehydrogenase iron-sulfur subunit, with protein sequence MSNKLTVSVYRYNPERDSAPTMQDFQIDTDGKDVMVLDVLALIKEQDEGFSYRRSCREGVCGSDGMNINGKNGLACITPLSAAGLKGGKLVIRPLPGLPVIRDLVVDMSIFYKQYEKVKPFLQNDTPAPAIERLQSPEDREKLDGLYECILCACCSTSCPSFWWNPDKFLGPAALLQAYRFLADSRDTKTEERLAALDDPFSVFRCRGIMNCVNVCPKGLNPTKAIGHVRNMLLQSGT encoded by the coding sequence ATGTCCAACAAGCTCACTGTCAGCGTCTATCGCTACAACCCGGAGCGCGATAGCGCTCCGACCATGCAGGATTTCCAGATCGACACCGACGGCAAGGACGTGATGGTCCTCGACGTGCTGGCCCTGATCAAGGAGCAGGACGAGGGCTTCTCCTATCGTCGCTCCTGCCGTGAAGGCGTCTGCGGTTCCGACGGCATGAACATCAACGGCAAGAACGGCCTGGCGTGCATCACTCCGCTGTCCGCCGCCGGTCTGAAGGGCGGCAAGCTGGTGATTCGCCCGCTGCCGGGCCTGCCGGTCATCCGTGACCTCGTGGTCGATATGAGCATCTTCTACAAGCAGTACGAGAAGGTGAAACCCTTCCTGCAGAACGATACTCCGGCTCCGGCCATCGAGCGTCTGCAGTCCCCGGAAGATCGCGAGAAGCTGGACGGTCTGTACGAGTGCATCCTGTGCGCTTGCTGCTCGACCTCCTGCCCGTCCTTCTGGTGGAACCCGGACAAGTTCCTCGGTCCCGCTGCGCTGCTGCAGGCCTACCGTTTCCTGGCCGATAGCCGCGACACCAAGACCGAAGAGCGACTGGCTGCGCTGGACGACCCGTTCAGTGTGTTCCGTTGCCGCGGCATCATGAACTGCGTGAACGTCTGCCCGAAGGGTCTGAACCCGACCAAGGCTATCGGTCACGTACGCAACATGCTGCTGCAGAGCGGTACCTGA
- a CDS encoding 2-oxoglutarate dehydrogenase E1 component — MQESEMQRMWNSAHLSGGNAAYVEELYELYLHDPNAVPEEWRTYFQKLPTDGNLATDVSHSTVRDHFVLLAKNQRRAQPVSAGAVSSEHEKKQVEVLRLIQAFRMRGHQASKLDPLGLWQRPAPADLSIRHYGLTDADLDTTFRTGELYIGKEEATLREIQQTLNETYCRTIGAEFTHIVDSEQRKWFQQRLESVRGRPAFSPEVQSHLLERLTAAEGLEKYLGTKYPGTKRFGLEGGESLIPLLDEIIQRSGSYGLKEIVIGMAHRGRLNVLVNTFGKNPRDLFDEFEGKKTEGLSSGDVKYHQGFSSNVMTPGGEVHLALAFNPSHLEIVSPVVEGSVRARQDRRQDKTGDKVLPISIHGDAAFAGQGVVMETFQMSQTRGYKTGGTIHIVINNQVGFTTSRPEDSRSTEYCTDVAKMIQAPILHVNGDDPEAVLFVTQLAVDYRMQFKRDVVIDLVCYRRRGHNEADEPSGTQPLMYQQITKQRTTRELYADALSASSVLDVAAIQAKVDEYRTALDNGQHVVKSLVKEPNKELFVDWRPYLGHAWTARHDTRFDLKTLQELSTKLQEIPEGFVVQRQVAKILEDRQKMGAGAMPINWGYAETMAYATLLFEGHPVRITGQDVGRGTFSHRHAALHSQKDARTYLPLQHLFADQPKFDLYDSYLSEEAVLAFEYGYSTTTPNALVIWEAQFGDFANGAQVVVDQFITSGEHKWGRLCGLTMLLPHGYEGQGPEHSSARLERYLQLCAEHNIQVCVPTTPAQVYHMLRRQVIRPLRKPLVALTPKSLLRHKLAISTLEDLAEGSFQTVIDEIDAIDPKKVDRLILCSGKVYYDLLEKRRAEGREDIAIVRIEQLYPFPEDDLAEVLAPYKNLKHIVWCQEEPMNQGAWYCSQHHMRRVAAAHKKGLFLEYAGREGSAAPACGYASMHAEQQEKLLQDAFTV, encoded by the coding sequence ATGCAAGAAAGCGAAATGCAGCGCATGTGGAACAGCGCCCACCTATCCGGTGGTAACGCTGCATATGTGGAGGAGCTCTATGAGCTCTACCTGCACGATCCCAACGCTGTGCCCGAAGAGTGGCGCACTTACTTCCAGAAGCTGCCGACCGACGGCAATCTTGCCACCGACGTTTCGCACTCCACCGTCCGTGATCATTTCGTCCTGCTCGCCAAGAATCAGCGCCGCGCCCAGCCGGTTTCCGCTGGTGCAGTAAGCAGTGAACACGAGAAGAAGCAGGTTGAAGTCCTGCGTTTGATCCAGGCTTTCCGCATGCGCGGCCATCAGGCCTCCAAGCTCGACCCGCTTGGCCTGTGGCAGCGTCCGGCTCCGGCTGACCTGTCGATCCGTCACTACGGACTGACCGATGCCGACCTCGATACCACCTTCCGTACTGGTGAGCTCTACATCGGCAAGGAAGAGGCTACTCTGCGCGAGATTCAGCAGACCCTCAACGAGACGTATTGCCGCACCATCGGTGCCGAGTTCACCCACATCGTCGATTCCGAGCAACGCAAGTGGTTCCAGCAGCGTCTGGAAAGCGTGCGCGGCCGTCCCGCGTTCTCGCCGGAAGTCCAGAGCCACCTGCTGGAGCGCCTGACCGCTGCCGAAGGCCTGGAGAAGTACCTGGGCACTAAATACCCGGGCACCAAGCGTTTCGGCCTGGAAGGTGGCGAGAGCCTGATTCCTCTGCTGGACGAGATCATCCAGCGCTCCGGCTCCTATGGCCTCAAGGAAATCGTCATCGGCATGGCCCACCGCGGCCGTCTGAACGTCCTGGTCAATACCTTCGGCAAGAACCCGCGCGATCTGTTCGACGAGTTCGAAGGCAAGAAGACCGAGGGTCTGTCCTCCGGTGACGTGAAGTACCACCAGGGCTTCTCCTCCAACGTCATGACCCCGGGCGGCGAAGTCCACCTGGCCCTGGCGTTCAACCCGTCCCACCTGGAAATCGTTTCCCCGGTGGTCGAGGGTTCCGTGCGTGCCCGTCAGGACCGCCGCCAGGACAAGACCGGCGACAAGGTTCTGCCGATCTCCATCCACGGCGACGCGGCCTTTGCCGGTCAGGGCGTGGTCATGGAAACCTTCCAGATGTCGCAGACCCGTGGCTACAAGACGGGCGGCACCATCCACATCGTCATCAACAACCAGGTTGGCTTCACCACCAGCCGTCCGGAAGACTCTCGCTCCACCGAGTACTGCACCGACGTCGCCAAGATGATCCAGGCGCCGATCCTGCACGTGAACGGTGACGACCCGGAAGCCGTACTGTTCGTGACCCAGCTGGCTGTCGACTACCGCATGCAGTTCAAGCGTGACGTGGTCATCGACCTGGTCTGCTACCGCCGTCGTGGCCACAACGAGGCCGACGAGCCTAGCGGCACCCAGCCGCTGATGTACCAGCAGATCACCAAGCAGCGCACCACCCGTGAGCTGTACGCCGATGCCCTGAGCGCCTCCAGCGTTCTGGATGTCGCTGCCATTCAGGCCAAGGTGGACGAGTACCGTACCGCCCTGGACAACGGCCAGCACGTGGTGAAGAGCCTGGTGAAGGAGCCCAACAAGGAGCTCTTCGTCGACTGGCGCCCCTACCTGGGCCATGCCTGGACTGCCCGCCACGACACCCGCTTCGATCTGAAGACCCTACAGGAACTCTCCACCAAGCTGCAGGAGATCCCGGAAGGCTTCGTGGTCCAGCGCCAGGTCGCCAAGATCCTCGAAGACCGCCAGAAGATGGGCGCCGGCGCCATGCCGATCAACTGGGGCTACGCCGAGACCATGGCCTACGCCACCCTGTTGTTCGAAGGCCACCCGGTTCGCATCACCGGCCAGGACGTGGGCCGTGGCACCTTCTCGCACCGCCACGCGGCGCTGCACAGCCAGAAGGACGCCAGGACCTACCTGCCGCTGCAGCACCTGTTCGCTGATCAGCCGAAGTTCGATCTTTACGACTCGTACCTGTCGGAAGAGGCGGTACTGGCGTTCGAATACGGCTACTCCACCACCACGCCGAACGCGCTGGTGATCTGGGAAGCCCAGTTCGGTGACTTCGCCAACGGCGCCCAGGTGGTGGTCGACCAGTTCATCACCAGCGGCGAGCACAAGTGGGGTCGCCTGTGCGGCCTGACCATGCTGCTGCCCCACGGCTACGAAGGCCAGGGGCCGGAGCACTCCTCTGCGCGCCTGGAGCGTTACCTGCAGCTGTGCGCCGAGCACAACATCCAGGTCTGTGTGCCGACCACTCCGGCGCAGGTCTACCACATGCTGCGCCGCCAGGTGATCCGCCCGCTGCGCAAGCCGCTGGTGGCCCTGACTCCGAAGTCCCTGCTTCGTCACAAGCTGGCCATCTCGACCCTGGAAGATCTGGCCGAAGGCTCCTTCCAGACCGTCATCGACGAGATCGACGCGATCGATCCGAAGAAAGTGGACCGCCTGATCCTGTGCAGCGGCAAGGTCTATTACGACTTGCTGGAGAAGCGTCGTGCCGAAGGCCGCGAAGATATCGCCATCGTGCGTATCGAGCAGCTGTATCCGTTCCCTGAGGACGACCTGGCTGAAGTTCTGGCTCCGTACAAGAACCTCAAGCACATCGTCTGGTGCCAGGAAGAGCCGATGAACCAGGGCGCCTGGTATTGCAGCCAGCACCACATGCGTCGCGTCGCGGCAGCCCACAAGAAGGGTCTGTTCCTCGAGTACGCCGGTCGTGAAGGCTCCGCAGCACCGGCTTGCGGCTACGCCTCCATGCACGCTGAGCAGCAGGAAAAACTGCTGCAAGACGCCTTTACTGTTTAA
- the odhB gene encoding 2-oxoglutarate dehydrogenase complex dihydrolipoyllysine-residue succinyltransferase, with protein MAIEIKAPTFPESVADGTVATWHKKPGDAVKRDELIVDIETDKVVMEVLAEADGVLAEIVKNEGDTVLSGELLGKLNAGAAAAAPAAAAPAAAPAAQAAAPAAAAGDDAILSPAARKLAEENGIDPNSIAGTGKGGRVTKEDVVAAVEAKKSAPAAAPAAAKPAAPAGEAPIFGAGDRIEKRVPMTRLRAKVAERLVEAQSTMAMLTTYNEVNMKPIMDLRAKYKDLFEKKHNGIRLGFMSFFVKAATEALKRFPGVNASIDGNDIVYHGYQDIGVAVSSDRGLVVPVLRNAEFMSLAEIEGGIADFGKKAKAGKLTIEEMTGGTFTISNGGVFGSLLSSPIVNPPQTAILGMHKIQERPMAVNGQVVILPMMYLALSYDHRLIDGKEAVSFLVTIKDLLEDPARLLLDI; from the coding sequence ATGGCTATCGAGATCAAAGCCCCCACTTTCCCGGAATCGGTTGCCGACGGCACCGTGGCTACCTGGCACAAGAAGCCGGGCGATGCAGTCAAGCGCGACGAGCTGATCGTTGACATCGAAACCGACAAAGTGGTCATGGAAGTCCTGGCTGAAGCCGACGGCGTCCTGGCTGAAATCGTCAAGAACGAGGGCGACACCGTCCTCAGCGGCGAACTGCTCGGCAAGCTGAACGCTGGCGCTGCTGCTGCCGCTCCTGCCGCCGCCGCTCCGGCTGCTGCTCCCGCTGCCCAGGCTGCTGCTCCTGCCGCCGCTGCCGGCGACGACGCCATCCTGTCCCCGGCCGCCCGCAAGCTGGCCGAGGAGAACGGCATCGACCCGAACAGCATCGCCGGTACCGGCAAGGGCGGTCGCGTAACCAAGGAAGACGTGGTTGCCGCCGTTGAAGCCAAGAAGTCCGCCCCGGCTGCTGCTCCTGCCGCTGCCAAGCCGGCCGCTCCGGCTGGCGAGGCACCGATCTTCGGCGCTGGCGATCGCATCGAGAAGCGCGTGCCGATGACCCGCCTGCGTGCCAAGGTCGCCGAGCGCCTGGTCGAAGCCCAGTCCACCATGGCCATGCTGACTACCTACAACGAAGTCAACATGAAGCCGATCATGGACCTGCGTGCCAAGTACAAGGACCTGTTCGAGAAGAAGCACAACGGCATTCGCCTGGGCTTCATGTCCTTCTTCGTCAAGGCGGCCACCGAGGCGCTCAAGCGCTTCCCGGGCGTCAACGCGTCGATCGACGGCAACGACATCGTCTACCACGGCTACCAGGACATCGGCGTTGCCGTATCCAGCGACCGTGGCCTGGTGGTACCGGTGCTGCGCAATGCCGAGTTCATGAGCCTGGCTGAAATCGAAGGCGGCATCGCTGACTTCGGCAAGAAGGCCAAGGCCGGCAAGCTGACCATCGAGGAGATGACTGGCGGTACCTTCACCATCTCCAACGGTGGCGTGTTCGGATCGCTGCTCTCCAGCCCGATCGTCAACCCGCCGCAAACCGCCATCCTCGGCATGCACAAGATCCAGGAACGCCCGATGGCCGTTAACGGTCAGGTCGTGATCCTGCCGATGATGTACCTGGCCCTGTCCTACGACCACCGCCTGATCGATGGCAAGGAGGCTGTAAGCTTCCTGGTCACCATCAAGGACCTGCTGGAAGACCCGGCTCGTCTGCTGCTCGACATCTGA